In Campylobacter vulpis, a genomic segment contains:
- the peb3 gene encoding AcfC family glycoprotein adhesin PEB3, with amino-acid sequence MKKILNLFGACALALSVANAELNLYGPGGPHTALKDIANQYSKKSGVKVNVHFGPQATWFEKAKKNADILFGASDQSALAIASDFGKDFNTSKIQPLYFREAIILTQKGNPLKIKGLKDLADKKVRIVVPEGAGKSNTSGTGVWEDMIGRTKDIKSIQNFRNNIVAFVPNSGSARKLFAEDKADAWITWIDWSKSNPDIGTAVKIEKDLVIYRTFNVVAKNNASKEAKDFIDYLSSKEAKEIFKKYGWRD; translated from the coding sequence ATGAAAAAAATTCTCAATCTATTTGGTGCGTGCGCTTTAGCTTTAAGCGTGGCAAATGCAGAGCTTAATCTTTATGGACCGGGCGGTCCTCACACAGCTTTAAAAGACATAGCGAATCAATATAGCAAAAAATCGGGTGTTAAAGTTAATGTCCATTTTGGTCCTCAAGCGACTTGGTTTGAAAAGGCTAAGAAAAACGCCGACATCTTATTTGGAGCTTCTGATCAATCAGCCTTAGCCATAGCGAGTGATTTTGGCAAGGATTTTAACACAAGCAAAATTCAGCCTCTATATTTTAGAGAGGCGATTATCCTTACGCAAAAGGGCAATCCTCTTAAAATCAAAGGTTTAAAAGATTTAGCCGACAAAAAAGTAAGAATAGTCGTGCCAGAGGGAGCAGGTAAGAGTAATACTTCAGGCACGGGAGTTTGGGAGGATATGATAGGCAGAACAAAAGATATTAAAAGCATACAAAATTTTAGAAATAATATCGTAGCCTTCGTTCCAAACAGCGGAAGTGCAAGAAAGCTTTTTGCAGAAGATAAGGCAGATGCGTGGATCACTTGGATAGATTGGTCAAAGAGTAATCCAGACATTGGCACAGCCGTGAAAATAGAAAAAGATTTAGTCATTTATAGAACTTTTAATGTTGTAGCTAAAAATAATGCTAGCAAAGAAGCAAAAGACTTCATTGATTATTTAAGCTCTAAAGAAGCAAAAGAAATTTTTAAAAAATACGGCTGGAGAGACTAG
- a CDS encoding Asp23/Gls24 family envelope stress response protein, producing MKKDFFKLTAFTSKYFKFIITFTLSFCALCLFIFVITYMRVNEFFSFELLSFDNLWLFLFAFVYLLVFAFLALPFNLVAHYIFYKKKKNDFLFLSSLSSALIVFLSFLWVLNEKFDEINLHWLAFCGFIACIYLLFIGACLCFYERQNFKNFFIAVFAGLVLLVYMAILFPHHFETGFKRFLKTKGLSAKKVEIYLKDKQKFVIGELVFRDSKFAYVRFKDTLQGLNDEKNISKIVAIENISIIKDE from the coding sequence ATGAAAAAAGACTTTTTTAAACTCACAGCTTTCACATCGAAATATTTTAAATTTATCATCACTTTTACATTAAGTTTTTGTGCTTTATGTTTGTTTATTTTCGTTATCACTTATATGAGAGTGAATGAATTTTTTTCTTTTGAGTTACTTTCTTTTGATAATTTATGGCTTTTTCTTTTCGCTTTTGTGTATCTTTTAGTTTTTGCGTTTTTAGCTTTGCCTTTTAATTTAGTGGCACATTACATTTTTTATAAAAAAAAGAAAAATGACTTTTTGTTTTTATCGAGTTTGTCTAGTGCTTTGATTGTATTTTTAAGTTTTCTTTGGGTTTTAAATGAAAAATTTGACGAAATCAACCTCCACTGGTTAGCGTTTTGCGGCTTTATAGCTTGTATTTATCTTCTTTTTATCGGTGCTTGTTTGTGTTTTTATGAAAGGCAGAATTTTAAGAATTTTTTTATTGCGGTATTTGCGGGATTAGTGCTTTTAGTTTATATGGCGATTTTGTTTCCGCATCATTTTGAAACAGGTTTTAAGCGTTTTTTAAAAACAAAAGGCTTAAGTGCTAAAAAGGTTGAAATTTATCTTAAAGATAAGCAAAAATTTGTCATCGGCGAGCTTGTTTTTAGAGATAGTAAATTTGCTTATGTGCGTTTTAAAGATACCTTGCAGGGTTTAAATGATGAAAAAAATATTAGCAAAATTGTTGCGATAGAAAATATCTCCATTATTAAAGATGAGTAA